The region ATCGATAGGACCAATGGGCGTCTTCCTGGACGCCTCCGAATCCTCATCCGCATCGGCGCCGTCCTGGTGCTCCGCATCATCGGCTGGCAGCACATCAGGATCTTCCGGCAGTGGGTCGGGCCGCATGCCGGGCACGATCGGATCAGTACCCAGTACATCCGGATTGTCGGGTTTGCTTGGGGTGGTCGACATGGCACTCTCCATTACGCCGCGAGATGCGGCGTTTCACGCACCGTAAGCGCAAAGGGAGTGCCCAGGGCGCCCCCGTGTAAGCCCTTACTGGCCCTTCGATGCCATCCGGTAATTACGCCTGACCCAAAAGCGCTCGCGCTTATGCTCTTCATCGAAGTGCGTGGCGGACGGCTTCAGCAGATCGCTACGCGTAACCAGCCCGGCCAGACGCAAACTGGTCAGGTCCTCCACCACCGCCACGCGATCCAGTCCCTGCGATGCCAGTCGAGTCGCCACGTCCCGACAGGTTTCCTGCGGCAAGGCCAACGCCAGATCGCGCTTGTCCAGCGCGTCTCCGACGCGGCTATCCAGCGCCACCCGCGCCTGTATGGCCAGCATCGCGGTACGGTCCACCACGCCCACCACGGCGCCACCATCGATAACGGGATAGGCGCGCCACTGCTGATCTGCACCGAAGGGCCCGGCCAATACTTCGCGCACGGTCATCGAGGCCGCGATGGTGGCCGGCTCGACGGTCATCACCTCATCCACATAATGGCGTTCCAGCGGATCCACGCCGTATTCGCGGAAGATGTGATGGCCGCGCCGCGCGATCTTCTCCGTCATGATGGAACGGCGCATGGTGACCGCCACGAAGCCATGCGCGGCCAAGGTCGCGGCCAGCAGGGGCAGGAAAGCGTTGGCATCGTGCGTCACGCCGAACGCGAACACGATGGCCGTCAACGGCGCGCCCAGCGTGGCGCCCAAGGTCGCCGCCATGCAGACCAGGGGCCACAGGGTAGGATCGCCACCCGGCAGGATGGGGCTGAGCACCACCCCCAGGCCCGCGCCCAGCATCAATAAGGGCGCCAGCACGCCGCCCGATGTGCCGGAGCCCAGGGCCACCACCCACATCACGGCTTTCACGGCCAACAAGGCCAGCGCCACCTGCATCGCGATGTGCTGATGCAGCAGGTCGTCGATCACGTCGTAGCCCACACCCAGGGCGCGCGGCTCGATCAACCCGCCGATACCGATCACCACCCCGGCCAATGCCGGCCACCACATCCAATGCACGCGCAGACGCGCGAAGGTATCTTCGGTCTTGTAGAGCGCCAAGGACAATCCGGCCGCCAGCGCGCCGGACAACACGCCCGCCACCAGGCAGGACAGCAATGCCGTGGCGCCGGGCATGGCGGTCTGCAGGGCAAACAGGGGTTCCGACCCGAACATCAGGATGCGCGCGAAGCCCGCGACGGCGCAGGCCAGGGCCACCGGCAGCAGGCTACGCGGGCGCCATTCGAACAACAGCAACTCGACGGCCAGCAACACGGCCGCCACCGGCGTGCCGAACACCGCCGTCATCCCCGCGGTGGCGCCGGCCACCAGCAGGGTCTTGCGCTCCGCGGCGGTCAGGGACACGCACTGACCAAGCAGGGAGCCGACGGCGCCACCGGTCATGATGATCGGCCCTTCCGCCCCGAACGGTCCGCCGCTACCGATGGCGATGCCCGACGACAAGGGCTTGAGCACCGCCACCTTGGGCGACATGCGGCTCTTGCCGAACAGGATGGCTTCAATGGCTTCCGGTATGCCATGGCCGCGGATCTTGTCCGAGCCGAAACGCGCCATCAGGCCGACGATCAAGCCACCGATCACGGGAATGACGACCACCCAGCCGCCCAAGGTGTTCAAGGCAGGCGATCGTTCGGCAAACGAGAAGGTGCCGAAGAAGAACAGATTGGTGCACAGGTGAATCAGGTTCAACAGGACGAAGGCCGCCCCGGTTGCCAACAGGCCGATCAGCACGGACAGGCCCATCATCAAGGGCAGCCTGGCATTGACGGCAAAGTCACGTTTATGGGTAGGGAGCTTCATCGAAGGTCAAAGAGCGGAAGAAAAGGATGGGGAATCAGAGATCCAGCTGCGGCACGGTGAAGGTGCCCGACAGGGACTTGAGCTCGGCGCGATGCAAGGCCGCCAGCTGCACAAGCAGGCGTTCGCCCGCTTCCAGCAGATGCACTTCCACCTGTCGTCGATCGTGCGCCGCCGGCCGCCGTTCCACCAACTGATGGCCTTCGCAGCGCGTCACCAGCGCCACCACGCCGTGGTGCTGCGCCTGCAGGCGCTCCGCCAGTTCTCCCACCGTGGCCCATTCCCGACCCGGGAAACCTTTGATATGCAGCAACAGCAGATATTGCAGCGGCGTGATGCCGGCGTCCTGCGCCGCCTTTTCGGAGAAACGTTCGAAGCGGCGCATCTGGTAGCGGAATTCGGACAGCTGTTCAAAGTCCGCTTTGCGAAGGTCGGGAGGGGTACTCATGGGGCGGTGGGTCTGGGTGAAATCTTGGCGAAACCGCAAATATATCACGACGTGATATATGTTTTCGTCCCTCTTGGCTCAGCGCCGTGCCTGCCCGTCGCAGCGGGCAGGAAACGGGCCCAGGTCCGCCGCCCGACACGCGCCGGGCGTTGTGACGTAACGCCAGGAATCGCGGGCGCTAGCCCTCCTTCGCGTACATCACCGAGATGGTTTCGGCCACCATCGCCGGCCGCTCCACGCCTTCGATCTCGATGCGATTGGAGAACGTCAGGCGCGCCCCGCCTTCCATAGCGTCGTAGGCTTCCAGGGTGCGATGCAGGCGTATGCGCGCATCGCATTGCACGGGCGCGGTGAAGCGCACTTTATTGGAGCCGTAGTTGATGCCACGGGAACGTTGCCGCACGCGGCAGATCTTCGCACCAAGAAAGGTGATCAAGGACAGCGTCAGCATGCCGTGCGCGATGGTCTTGCCTTGCGGCAGCTCGCGCCGCGCCCGCTCCACGTCGACGTGGATCCAGTTGTCGTCGCCCGACACCTGCGCGAACGCGTCGATGCGCGCCTGGTCGATCCGCAACCAGTCGCTGGTGCCCAATACCTGCCCCACATAGGCCTTCAAATCGTAAGGGGTGTCCACTTCCAGCATGATGTTGCTCCTCTTCGTTTTTATTGAATTCAGTCGTTCATCAGGGCCAGCAGCCGCTCGCGCACCAGAATGTCGGCCTGCGCCATGATGCGCGCGACCAGTTCCCCGCAAGTGGGCACGTCGTCGATCAGGCCTTGCACCATGCCCACGGTCCAGATGCCCTCCTCCACGTCGCCCTCTTCATAGACGCGCCGGCCTTTGCCCCCGGCCACTTTGGGCCCGATCTCCGCGATCCCCAGGCCGGCCTGCTCCATCTCGACCACGCTGCGCGCCAACGCGGTGCGCGCCACGCGGCTGCTGTTGCGCAAGCTGCGCAGGATCAGGATGGTGTCGGCCTCGTTATTGGCGACGATGGTCTGCTTGATGTTGTCGTGGACGGGGGACTCCCGCGTGCACATGAAGCGGGTGCCCATATTGATGCCTTCCGCGCCCAGCGCCAGCGCGGCCACCAGGCCGCGCGCATCGCCGAAGCCGCCCGACGCGATCACCGGGATGCTGACCTGGGCAACCGTGGCCGGGATCAGGATCAGGCCGGGGATATCGTCCTCGCCCACGTGGCCCGCGCATTCGAAGCCGTCGATACTGACCGCATCGACGCCGATCTGCTCTGCCTTGCGGGCATGCCGGGCCGTGGTGCACTTGTGGATGACCTTGATGCCCGCCGCCTTGAAGGCCGGCATATGGGCCACCGGATTGTTGCCGGCCGTTTCGACGATCTTCACACCGCTGTCGATGATGACGTCCCGATAAGCCTCGTAGGGCACGGGCTTGAGCGTGGGCAGTATCGTCAGGTTGACGCCGAAGGGCCGATCCGTCATCGACCGCACGCGTTTGATTTCCTTGGCCAGGTCTTCCGGCGTCGGCTGGGTCAACGCCGTCAGCACGCCCAGTGCGCCGGCGTTGGCCACCGCGGCCACCAGCTCC is a window of Bordetella sp. N DNA encoding:
- a CDS encoding chloride channel protein; translation: MKLPTHKRDFAVNARLPLMMGLSVLIGLLATGAAFVLLNLIHLCTNLFFFGTFSFAERSPALNTLGGWVVVIPVIGGLIVGLMARFGSDKIRGHGIPEAIEAILFGKSRMSPKVAVLKPLSSGIAIGSGGPFGAEGPIIMTGGAVGSLLGQCVSLTAAERKTLLVAGATAGMTAVFGTPVAAVLLAVELLLFEWRPRSLLPVALACAVAGFARILMFGSEPLFALQTAMPGATALLSCLVAGVLSGALAAGLSLALYKTEDTFARLRVHWMWWPALAGVVIGIGGLIEPRALGVGYDVIDDLLHQHIAMQVALALLAVKAVMWVVALGSGTSGGVLAPLLMLGAGLGVVLSPILPGGDPTLWPLVCMAATLGATLGAPLTAIVFAFGVTHDANAFLPLLAATLAAHGFVAVTMRRSIMTEKIARRGHHIFREYGVDPLERHYVDEVMTVEPATIAASMTVREVLAGPFGADQQWRAYPVIDGGAVVGVVDRTAMLAIQARVALDSRVGDALDKRDLALALPQETCRDVATRLASQGLDRVAVVEDLTSLRLAGLVTRSDLLKPSATHFDEEHKRERFWVRRNYRMASKGQ
- a CDS encoding MarR family winged helix-turn-helix transcriptional regulator, whose translation is MSTPPDLRKADFEQLSEFRYQMRRFERFSEKAAQDAGITPLQYLLLLHIKGFPGREWATVGELAERLQAQHHGVVALVTRCEGHQLVERRPAAHDRRQVEVHLLEAGERLLVQLAALHRAELKSLSGTFTVPQLDL
- a CDS encoding MaoC family dehydratase: MLEVDTPYDLKAYVGQVLGTSDWLRIDQARIDAFAQVSGDDNWIHVDVERARRELPQGKTIAHGMLTLSLITFLGAKICRVRQRSRGINYGSNKVRFTAPVQCDARIRLHRTLEAYDAMEGGARLTFSNRIEIEGVERPAMVAETISVMYAKEG
- a CDS encoding nitronate monooxygenase family protein, with translation MKTAITQMLGIEHPIVQGGMQWVARAELVAAVANAGALGVLTALTQPTPEDLAKEIKRVRSMTDRPFGVNLTILPTLKPVPYEAYRDVIIDSGVKIVETAGNNPVAHMPAFKAAGIKVIHKCTTARHARKAEQIGVDAVSIDGFECAGHVGEDDIPGLILIPATVAQVSIPVIASGGFGDARGLVAALALGAEGINMGTRFMCTRESPVHDNIKQTIVANNEADTILILRSLRNSSRVARTALARSVVEMEQAGLGIAEIGPKVAGGKGRRVYEEGDVEEGIWTVGMVQGLIDDVPTCGELVARIMAQADILVRERLLALMND